AGCTCAGCCCGGCCTCCACCGCGCCGGCGGCGCCCAGCGTATGGCCGGTCAGATGTTTGGTCGAACTGCACGGCGTGGCGGAGCCAAAGATACGCTGCACCACCTGCGCTTCCATCGCGTCATTCAAGCGGGTCGCGGTGCCGTGCAGGTTGATGTAGCCAATATCCTGCGGCTGCAGCCCGGCGCTCTGCAGCGCCATCGCCATCGCCCGTTCCGCCCCCAGCCCCTGCGGATGCGGCGCCGACATATGCCAGGCGTCGGACGATTCGCCCACGCCCAGCAGCGCCACCGGCGCCGGCTCTGAGCTCAGGAGGATCAGCGCCGCGCCTTCGCCGATATTGATGCCGCTGCGCCCTTGGGCAAACGGCGTACAGCGCGTTGCCGACAGCGACTCCAGGCTGCGGAAACCATTAATCGCCATCCGGCACAGGCTGTCGGCGCCGCCGACAATCGCCGCATCCACCAGCCCGGCGTCGATCAGCCGTTTACCGCTGATGATCGCCCGCGCGCTGGAAGAACAGGCGGTCGACAGCGTATACGCCGGCCCCTGTACGCCAAGCAGCGCGCCAAGAAACTGAGCCGGATCGCCCAGCTCTTGCTGGGCATAATCATAGCCCGGCGGCCAGACGCCGTGCTGCTGGTAATACTGCAGCCCCAGTTCTCCTTCGTGGATCCCCGAGGTGCTGGTACCGAGGATCACCGCCACGCGATCCGCGCCGTAGCGCGCTATCGCGTCCTCAACCTGCGGCGCAATCTGCGCCAGCGCCGCCAGCAGCAGGCGGTTATTGCGCGAATCATGACGGCGCAGCGCCGCCGGCACCGCCGGCAAGCTGTCTTCCACCGCGCCATACCATGACGGCTCATCGCCCAGCAGCCACTGGGTTTGCGGCTGCATGCCCGGCGCATGACCCGAACGCAGACTATGCGCGGTTTGCGCCAGAGTCGTGCCCAGGGCGCTGACCATGCCCAATGCGGAGAAATAAATCATCGCTTATTCATCCAGATTCTCAATGGCGATCCGGTAGTGGAACGCCGACTGACTGATGGATACCGGCTGGCGGCGCGCACTCGTCTGGTAGCGGATCTCACTGATCAGCGCCCCGCGATCGTCATACAGACGACGGCGATCGCCGCGATCCTCCAGCCGCCAGCCCGTCGGCAGTTGAGCCTGCCACTGCGCCTGCGGCCAGTAGCTCAGCATAATATCCGCCAGCACCTGGGCGGCCGGCGGCAGCTCACCCAGCTTGATAAACTGCTGACTGCGGATACCCTGTTCATCATAAACCAGATTAAACAGACGAATACCCAGCGGCGACATGCCCACCAGCGTCAGACGCTGACCGTCGGCGTTCAACAGCACCATCATCGTGTGCCGTTGCCCTTTTACCTGCGCGTTCAGCAACTGCTGCTGGCTGAACGGCTGCGCCAACGTCGGCGGCGGCAGGGCAACCCGTGTACCGGGCTTCAGCCAGGCGCTGGGCGCATCGGGCGCGGAAGATGAACCGGCACAGCCGGTCAGCAGCGCGCCAAGCAGCACGAGCGGGAGCAATAGACCGCGCATCAGACATTACCTCTTAACGTTTTTCTCAGGGTCAGCGGCGCCAGCAAAAACGCCACCGCAATGCCGCCGCTCAGGACGATGCCAAAACTGGCGATCGCCTGCGTATGGCTGAATACCAGCATGCCGAAGGTCAGCTGCGTGGTGAACACCGCCATAAAAATGGCAAACATCGAGGTGGTCGGCGTCCCGCGCGGATTGGTGAAAAACAGCGTGTAGTTGATACCAATCCCCAGCACCAGCACCAGCGCCAGCAGCGAAAACAGATTCAGCGTATGGCCGCTCAGCGCCAGCGCCGCAATGCCGCCGCCCAGCGACAGCAGGGTCGGCACCATACAGCGCAGCGCGTGGCGGATACCGAAGCGCCACAGATAGATAGCCGCAATCGCCGCCACCGACAGCATCAGCAGGTAGGACAGATACAGCCGGTAGTGGCCAAACAGTTCGCTGAACTCCGTTTTGCGGTCGATCCAGCCGCCGCCCGGCACCTGCTGCGCCAGCTTCAGCATCGCGGCACTGTCCTGCACGCCGCTGACGGGGACCAGCGCCGCGCTGCGACCGTCCGGCAGCGACAGCCATAATAGCCGCCATCCTTCGCTGACCACGCTGGTTAACCATTGTTCCGGCTTCACCCAGCGCGCCTGCAGATCGGGCTGAACGACCGCGACGCCGGCCTGCTGCAGCTGCGCCGTCACCTGCGGGGCCACGCGCGCCAGCAGCGCCGCGTCTGCATGCTGCTGACGCAGAGAAGGCAGCGGCAGCAGGCGATAATCACCCAGCAGCCCCTGCCGCTGCGCCTGCTGCAGTTTAGGCCGCAACATTTCCAGCCGCTGCAGCGTCTGCTGCGCATTCTGCCCGTATATCACCAGCCATTTCTGATCGTTATGCTGCCCGGTCAAGGCGGCGATCTGCCGTTCTTGCTGCTGCAGCCCGGCAGGCAGCGACTGCAGCTGACCAATATCATCGTCAACACGCAGTTGACTGATGCCCACGACGACCACCACGGCGATCGCACCGGGCAGACCAAAACGCAGCAGCGGCCGACGCCAGGCCCGCAGCCAGCGCATTATCAGCGTCAGCCCCGGCGCGCTGCGCACCGGCAGACGCCGTGACAGCTGCGGGTACCAGCAGATCACCGTCATGCACGCCGCGCTCAGTCCCACGGCGGCGAACACCGCCAATTGCTGTAAGCCCGGGAACGGGGCGATTAACAGCGCCAGATAGGCCACCACCGTCGTCAGCAGCGCCATCGACAGCGCCGGCAGCAGCTTACGCAGGCTCTGCAACGGCGTCGACTGCTGGCCATGCACCATGCGCTCACTGAGGAAATACAGCGTATAGTCGGCAGAAATGCCGACGATGCTGATGCTCAGCACCAGCGTCATCAGATGAACTTCGCCGAACGCCAGCAAGGTGGCGACCGTTCCCGCCAGCGCGCCGACGCCGATCGACAGCGCACACAGCAGCAACGGCAGCGGCGAGCGGAACATCAGCAGCACCAGCAGAAATACGCCGGCTACAGAGGCCAGTCCGATGGTGGAAATATCGTGCTCAGCCTGCTGGCTGGCATAATCGCTGTAATACAGCGCGCCGCGCTTTAACACCTCACTGCCCGGGAAACGCTGCTGCAGCTGCTGTTGCAGTCCGTTCAACGTCTCTACCATCTGCCGCGCGCTGCGCATATCGTAAGAAGAAGCGCGTAATTCGCCATGCAGCAGGTACCAGCTGCGCCCCTGCCGATCCTGCGCCGTCAGCCAGCCGTCCTGCAGACGCAGCGCGCCGCCGTTTTGCTGCTGCGCCAGCTGCGCGCCCCGCACCAACAGCAGCGGATCGTGCGTCAGTTCCTTGCCGCTGACTCCGGCGAACGCCGAATAGAGCTGGCCGAGGATCCATTGGCTTTGCGCCTCCGCGCCCTGCTGCAAGCGCTGGCGGGTGGCGTCATCCAGCAACGCGTTGCGGTGCTGATAAAAGAACTGCCCCCACTGCTGCTGACGCCCGGCATCCAGCGGGCCGGCGACCTGCTGCAGCGCCGGCAGCGCCTGCAACTGCTGATACCACCAGGTCACCGCGGCGTCATCCTGCCCCGGCGCCGGGCTGACCAGCCACATCAGTTGGCGATCCAAACGCTGGCTGAAACCGTCCGCCAGCGCCTTCGGCACCTGAGACGGCGAGGCGTGCGGCAACAGCGCCAGCACGCTGCTGTTTATCTGGCTGCGCGGCGCCAGCACGCACAGCGCCGCGATCAGCGACAGGCAAACCACCAGCCAGCCATAAGCCAGGCGGCGGTGAATATTAGGGCGCAAAACGTTGCTGCTCCTCGGCGGTCAGCGTCGCCGGCACGGTACGCTGATTAAAGAAGCGGATATGGGTGGCGTCGTTTTGTTTATCATCGATATCGATGGTGTTCAGAAATTGGGCGCCGTTGAGCGTGATGCGGGTAAACAACTTGTCCAGCGGCGTGGTTTTCGGCGTCAGCACCAGGCGCCAGTTTTCATCACCCCGATCGCTGAACTGCAGGGTAAAGTTTTGCTCCAACGCCTGACCGTCCGCATGAAATAGCGCGCTCAGCAGATGGTTGAACTGAAACATCTGCGGGTTATTTTCCGCCGTTATCACCTGCGGCGCCTGCCCGCCCACGGTTTGCACCATGCGCTTGTCATCCAGCAACAGCGTCAGCGGGAAGGGGCGCTGCTGCGCCCACCACAGCCCTTTCTGCTGGGAGATCAGCAACTCGCCGCCTGAGTGCAGCGGCTTGGCCATGCCGCTGATGCTGCGCTGTTGCTCAAATTCGGCGCGCAGCACCGCCTGCTGGCTGAAGCGCTGTTGCAGCTGCGGCAGCGTGACGGCCTGCGCCCCCACGGCAAACAGGCACAGCGTCAGCAAGAGCCACTTTTTCATCGCTTACCCTCCAGCTTGTCCAACAGCACCTGCGGCGCAGCAAAGCACATCTCCTGGCTGCTCGCCTCCACCGCCACCTGAATGGTGTAACCGCTGGTAGTACGCTGGCCGCTTTCCGCATCCAGGATCTGATAGCCGATACGCAGGCGATTCTCATACTCCTGCAGCGTAGCGCAGACAATCACCCGCTGTTCAAAACGCAGCGGCGCGATATATTTCACTCGCGTATCCACGATCGGCCAGATATAGCCGGAAGCCTGCATCTGCCGATAGCCATAGTCGAACTGTTTCAGCAGCGCTTCGCGCGCCACTTCAAAGTAGCGAAAATAGTTGCCGTGCCAAACTACGCCCATCGCATCAACGTCGTGGAACGGCACGGTCATCTCCACCCGTACGGAAAAACGCGGATCGTCTTGCAGATTCATGCCTCAGGCTCCTGTCGTGCAGGCGGCGTGACCGCCAAGTGCCAGAAATCGAAAAAATTAAACCAGTCGAGCGGCGCCTGCAGGCAATAGTGCTCCAGCCGCGCCGCATAGCGATCCACCGCCTGCTGCAGCGCCCGCTGCCGGTCGCCGCGCGGCAGAGGCAGCGGGTCGGCGAAGGGTTCAAAGTAGACCCGCAGCTCGCCCTGCTGTTTAAGGCCGAACATCAGAAAGACCGGGCAGCGCAGCGCCGCGGCCAGCACGAACGGCCCCTGGGGAAAAGGCGCCGCCTGCCCGAGAAAGTCGCTCCAGACTACGCGCGGCTGTTCGCCGCGCTGGTACTGTCCGGCGGAGGTGCGGTCGCCGACGATGGCCACCCATTCGCCGGCGTTCAGCTTATCCATCAGCCGCATAGCCGTTTCCGGTCCCAGCGTGGAAACCTGGATCAGGTTCAGGTTGGCGCGCGGATTTACCTCTTGCATCACCTGGTTAAAGCGTTCAGCGTGTTCGGTAAACACCAGCGCATTGACCTTGACCGCGTCGCCCAATTCGCCCAACGCGCGGCACGATTCGATATCGCCAAGGTGCGATGCCAGAATCAGCGTGCCTTTGCCCGAGTCGATCTGCTGCTGGCAACGCTGGCGATCCATCAGCCGGATCCCCTGCAGATCGCCCTGCCAGCTGGCCAGCTTATCCAGCATGGCATCGCCAAAACGCATAAAGTGGCGAAAGCTGTTCAGCGGCTGCGGTAACGGCTGCTGACGCTGCTGCGCAAAACGCCGCAGGCGCTGTAAATAATCGCGCGATGCCCGGCGCTG
The nucleotide sequence above comes from Serratia rhizosphaerae. Encoded proteins:
- a CDS encoding LolA family protein: MKKWLLLTLCLFAVGAQAVTLPQLQQRFSQQAVLRAEFEQQRSISGMAKPLHSGGELLISQQKGLWWAQQRPFPLTLLLDDKRMVQTVGGQAPQVITAENNPQMFQFNHLLSALFHADGQALEQNFTLQFSDRGDENWRLVLTPKTTPLDKLFTRITLNGAQFLNTIDIDDKQNDATHIRFFNQRTVPATLTAEEQQRFAP
- a CDS encoding DUF3261 domain-containing protein, which produces MRGLLLPLVLLGALLTGCAGSSSAPDAPSAWLKPGTRVALPPPTLAQPFSQQQLLNAQVKGQRHTMMVLLNADGQRLTLVGMSPLGIRLFNLVYDEQGIRSQQFIKLGELPPAAQVLADIMLSYWPQAQWQAQLPTGWRLEDRGDRRRLYDDRGALISEIRYQTSARRQPVSISQSAFHYRIAIENLDE
- a CDS encoding acyl-CoA thioesterase: MNLQDDPRFSVRVEMTVPFHDVDAMGVVWHGNYFRYFEVAREALLKQFDYGYRQMQASGYIWPIVDTRVKYIAPLRFEQRVIVCATLQEYENRLRIGYQILDAESGQRTTSGYTIQVAVEASSQEMCFAAPQVLLDKLEGKR
- a CDS encoding MMPL family transporter codes for the protein MRPNIHRRLAYGWLVVCLSLIAALCVLAPRSQINSSVLALLPHASPSQVPKALADGFSQRLDRQLMWLVSPAPGQDDAAVTWWYQQLQALPALQQVAGPLDAGRQQQWGQFFYQHRNALLDDATRQRLQQGAEAQSQWILGQLYSAFAGVSGKELTHDPLLLVRGAQLAQQQNGGALRLQDGWLTAQDRQGRSWYLLHGELRASSYDMRSARQMVETLNGLQQQLQQRFPGSEVLKRGALYYSDYASQQAEHDISTIGLASVAGVFLLVLLMFRSPLPLLLCALSIGVGALAGTVATLLAFGEVHLMTLVLSISIVGISADYTLYFLSERMVHGQQSTPLQSLRKLLPALSMALLTTVVAYLALLIAPFPGLQQLAVFAAVGLSAACMTVICWYPQLSRRLPVRSAPGLTLIMRWLRAWRRPLLRFGLPGAIAVVVVVGISQLRVDDDIGQLQSLPAGLQQQERQIAALTGQHNDQKWLVIYGQNAQQTLQRLEMLRPKLQQAQRQGLLGDYRLLPLPSLRQQHADAALLARVAPQVTAQLQQAGVAVVQPDLQARWVKPEQWLTSVVSEGWRLLWLSLPDGRSAALVPVSGVQDSAAMLKLAQQVPGGGWIDRKTEFSELFGHYRLYLSYLLMLSVAAIAAIYLWRFGIRHALRCMVPTLLSLGGGIAALALSGHTLNLFSLLALVLVLGIGINYTLFFTNPRGTPTTSMFAIFMAVFTTQLTFGMLVFSHTQAIASFGIVLSGGIAVAFLLAPLTLRKTLRGNV
- a CDS encoding beta-ketoacyl-[acyl-carrier-protein] synthase family protein; the protein is MIYFSALGMVSALGTTLAQTAHSLRSGHAPGMQPQTQWLLGDEPSWYGAVEDSLPAVPAALRRHDSRNNRLLLAALAQIAPQVEDAIARYGADRVAVILGTSTSGIHEGELGLQYYQQHGVWPPGYDYAQQELGDPAQFLGALLGVQGPAYTLSTACSSSARAIISGKRLIDAGLVDAAIVGGADSLCRMAINGFRSLESLSATRCTPFAQGRSGINIGEGAALILLSSEPAPVALLGVGESSDAWHMSAPHPQGLGAERAMAMALQSAGLQPQDIGYINLHGTATRLNDAMEAQVVQRIFGSATPCSSTKHLTGHTLGAAGAVEAGLSWLLLTEDLPLPAQDFSQAPRDDELATIDLLTAPQALTRRTILSNSFAFGGNNACLLLGALP